In a single window of the Aridibaculum aurantiacum genome:
- a CDS encoding bifunctional alpha,alpha-trehalose-phosphate synthase (UDP-forming)/trehalose-phosphatase, translating to MSRLIIISNRLPFSLDTSGKEAVIRQSSGGLVSALKGYFEQVSDNQFNEKIWLGSCDFSEEDWNENKDRLQGSDFTVEPVFMDSEVYSKYYNGFSNSTIWPLFHYFPSLTQYEKDQFDAYQEVNKIFAEKVCGIMQPGDVVWVHDYQLMLMPHLIRKRHPEATIGFFLHIPFPSYEVCRLLPSDWKRAILKGLLGADLLGFHTYDYAQYFIQTAKMVLGIDNHYNTLQYNNRTIKADLFPIGIDYNRFKQAASEEAVMNYREELQKNFEGKKIIFSVDRLDYTKGLTYRLQGYENFLERYPEWREKVIFIFNVVPSRDNIPTYFERKRMVEEKVSTINGKYSTIHWQPLIYRYNHLDFHELCGLYQAADVALITPLRDGMNLVAKEYVASCSDKGVLILSELTGAASELNEACLVNPTDSEEMADAIASSLQMPLDEQQERMSVMQRRLADYDVVHWVNDFLEQLTSVKKEQEKLKVKLMDQQTIKKIRQDYANAGNRLILLDYDGTLSPFAKLPSQAAPSNPVLAFLKELSADERNNVVIISGRDANTLERWLGHLPLSFVAEHGVFIKHKEGNWKAQTTLSTEWKEEIRPMLQSYVTRCAGSLIEEKENTLTWHYRNTHPGLGFVRSRELLNNLLQLTANTPIQVIDGNKVLEVRQTGVDKGITALKMLNHFNPEFTLCLGDDTTDEDMFKTLDGKGVTVKIGTGATAANFNIPTQAEVLPFLQQVTKALDPVQV from the coding sequence ATGAGTAGATTAATTATCATCTCTAACCGATTACCTTTTTCGCTTGATACAAGTGGTAAAGAAGCAGTGATCAGGCAAAGTTCGGGTGGGCTGGTTTCGGCATTGAAAGGATATTTTGAGCAAGTAAGCGATAATCAATTCAATGAGAAGATCTGGCTGGGAAGCTGTGACTTTTCGGAAGAAGATTGGAATGAAAACAAAGACAGGTTGCAGGGATCTGATTTTACTGTTGAGCCTGTTTTTATGGATAGTGAAGTTTACAGTAAATACTACAATGGGTTTTCTAATTCTACTATCTGGCCGCTGTTTCATTATTTTCCTTCGCTCACTCAATACGAGAAAGACCAGTTTGATGCATACCAAGAGGTAAATAAAATATTTGCTGAGAAGGTGTGTGGTATCATGCAGCCGGGCGATGTGGTTTGGGTGCATGATTACCAATTGATGCTGATGCCGCATCTTATTCGTAAGCGTCATCCTGAAGCTACCATCGGGTTTTTCTTGCACATTCCTTTTCCATCGTACGAGGTGTGCAGGCTGCTGCCTTCTGATTGGAAGCGTGCAATACTAAAAGGCTTACTGGGTGCTGATCTTCTTGGATTTCATACATATGATTATGCGCAGTATTTTATACAGACAGCTAAAATGGTGTTGGGTATAGATAATCATTACAACACGCTGCAATACAACAACAGGACGATCAAAGCTGATTTGTTCCCTATTGGTATAGATTATAATCGTTTCAAGCAGGCAGCATCTGAAGAAGCTGTAATGAATTACAGGGAAGAACTTCAAAAGAACTTTGAAGGCAAGAAGATCATATTTTCAGTAGACAGGCTTGACTATACAAAAGGCCTTACTTATCGCTTGCAGGGTTATGAGAACTTTTTAGAACGTTATCCTGAATGGCGTGAAAAAGTCATCTTCATTTTCAACGTGGTTCCATCTAGAGATAATATTCCAACTTATTTTGAAAGAAAGCGGATGGTGGAAGAAAAGGTAAGTACCATCAATGGTAAGTACTCAACCATTCACTGGCAGCCACTTATATATAGGTATAATCATCTTGACTTTCATGAGCTGTGCGGGCTTTACCAGGCAGCTGACGTAGCATTGATAACTCCATTAAGAGATGGTATGAATTTGGTAGCTAAGGAGTACGTCGCCAGTTGCAGTGACAAAGGAGTATTGATTTTGAGTGAATTAACTGGTGCAGCAAGTGAATTAAATGAAGCTTGCCTGGTTAATCCAACAGATAGTGAAGAGATGGCTGATGCCATAGCTTCATCGCTCCAGATGCCGCTGGATGAGCAACAGGAAAGAATGAGTGTAATGCAACGCCGTCTGGCAGATTATGATGTAGTACACTGGGTAAATGACTTTTTAGAACAGCTCACTAGTGTGAAAAAAGAGCAAGAGAAACTCAAGGTGAAACTTATGGATCAACAGACTATTAAAAAGATAAGGCAGGATTATGCCAATGCTGGCAACAGGCTCATCCTGCTTGATTATGATGGAACGCTTTCACCGTTTGCAAAACTTCCATCGCAGGCTGCACCCAGCAATCCTGTGTTAGCATTTTTGAAAGAACTATCCGCAGATGAAAGAAATAATGTGGTAATTATTAGCGGACGTGATGCAAATACATTAGAGCGTTGGCTGGGGCATCTTCCGTTATCTTTCGTAGCAGAGCATGGTGTTTTCATAAAACATAAAGAAGGAAACTGGAAGGCGCAAACTACGCTTTCAACTGAATGGAAAGAGGAGATAAGGCCGATGTTGCAATCGTATGTTACACGCTGTGCAGGGTCGCTGATAGAAGAAAAGGAAAATACACTTACCTGGCATTACAGGAATACACACCCGGGATTAGGATTTGTTCGCAGCCGCGAGTTGCTAAACAACCTGCTTCAATTAACAGCCAATACACCTATCCAGGTTATCGATGGAAATAAGGTGCTGGAGGTAAGACAGACGGGTGTAGATAAAGGCATAACTGCACTTAAAATGCTCAATCACTTCAATCCAGAATTCACGCTTTGCTTAGGCGATGATACTACGGATGAGGATATGTTCAAGACGCTGGATGGAAAAGGCGTAACTGTTAAAATAGGTACAGGTGCTAC